One stretch of Schlesneria sp. DSM 10557 DNA includes these proteins:
- a CDS encoding Gfo/Idh/MocA family protein, which translates to MQLTPEQERIGKDNFHEAVAFTRRSFLVGAAAAVPTLGAAYFGYEALKGDPIKVGFIGTGDEGSVLLTQHPPAYMDIVGIADLRAKNRVRALQGDGDEIRWGLIRKLGAEKAQKIGLYRDHKELLKQHPEIEAVVIAVPLCQHAQVAIDCLKAGKHVLTEKLMAHTVMQCKEMIRVAQQEKKLLAVGHQRHYNVLYDNANALIQNGMLGDLKFIRAQWHRNNSFPGSDSWRPGGYTKESFGRKFRQDIDGLLDHAKERGVSDLDQFLATEFGYPSMERLVNWRLYNNTGGGLMAELGSHQLDAASIFLNKVQPIACFGYGGKNFYGVKGIGSPEQQSDDRDIDDHVYMTFEFPGRNYAEDKNDVCIVTYSSISTNRSEPYGETVFGSRGTLIMKQELEAILFKEATGSSKGGVDQRLYAIEGSDGQPVLSASASLGPTKAAAVADVGKVSRGYTEEMEHFAFCIRNYGDNPEAAPLRCPGKQGMKDAIMALTSNLAMKHKKRIVYKDEWFDPASDLVPETDPEIIG; encoded by the coding sequence TGCGGCAGCAGTTCCTACGCTCGGAGCCGCCTACTTCGGCTATGAGGCGCTCAAAGGGGATCCGATCAAGGTGGGGTTTATCGGAACCGGCGATGAAGGGTCGGTTCTGCTGACTCAGCATCCCCCGGCATATATGGATATCGTCGGGATCGCTGATCTTCGCGCCAAAAACCGCGTACGAGCCCTGCAGGGGGACGGTGACGAAATTCGTTGGGGGCTGATTCGTAAGCTGGGTGCTGAAAAGGCGCAAAAGATCGGTCTGTATCGGGACCACAAAGAGTTGCTGAAGCAGCATCCCGAGATCGAAGCGGTCGTCATCGCGGTTCCGCTCTGTCAGCACGCTCAGGTCGCGATCGACTGTCTGAAGGCAGGAAAGCATGTCCTGACGGAAAAGCTGATGGCTCACACCGTTATGCAGTGCAAGGAGATGATTCGTGTCGCGCAGCAGGAGAAGAAACTGCTCGCAGTCGGGCATCAGCGCCACTACAACGTGTTGTATGACAACGCGAACGCGCTCATTCAGAACGGCATGCTGGGCGACTTGAAATTCATTCGGGCTCAGTGGCACCGGAACAACAGCTTCCCCGGTAGCGATAGCTGGAGGCCGGGGGGGTACACCAAGGAGTCGTTTGGACGAAAGTTCCGACAGGACATCGATGGCCTCCTGGATCATGCCAAAGAGCGAGGCGTGTCCGACCTGGATCAGTTCCTGGCGACCGAGTTCGGCTATCCTTCGATGGAACGCCTGGTCAACTGGCGTCTCTACAACAACACCGGCGGTGGTCTGATGGCCGAACTGGGCAGTCACCAGCTCGATGCCGCCAGCATCTTCCTGAATAAGGTTCAGCCGATTGCCTGCTTCGGCTACGGAGGCAAAAACTTCTATGGAGTGAAGGGAATCGGTTCGCCCGAGCAGCAGTCTGACGATCGGGATATCGACGATCATGTCTACATGACGTTCGAGTTTCCTGGCCGAAACTATGCCGAAGACAAGAACGATGTCTGCATCGTGACTTACTCGTCGATCAGTACGAATCGCAGTGAGCCGTATGGGGAAACCGTGTTCGGCAGCCGCGGAACACTGATCATGAAACAGGAACTCGAGGCAATTCTCTTCAAGGAAGCGACAGGTTCTTCAAAGGGGGGCGTTGATCAACGGCTTTATGCCATTGAGGGGAGTGACGGTCAGCCCGTGTTGAGTGCCAGTGCCAGTCTTGGGCCCACCAAAGCGGCTGCAGTCGCTGACGTGGGGAAGGTTAGTCGTGGTTACACGGAAGAGATGGAACATTTTGCGTTCTGCATCCGCAATTACGGCGACAATCCCGAAGCGGCGCCGCTGCGATGCCCAGGCAAGCAGGGAATGAAAGATGCCATCATGGCCCTGACTTCGAATCTGGCGATGAAGCACAAAAAACGCATCGTCTACAAGGACGAGTGGTTCGATCCAGCCAGTGATCTTGTTCCCGAAACGGATCCTGAAATTATTGGCTGA